Genomic DNA from Bacillota bacterium:
ACGTCCTGCCCGGCTACCTGGCGGTCCCGAAGGAGGACCTGCACCCCGACCTGGCCACCTACCTGGAGAAGGAGACGCCCAAGTCGGGCTACTGGACCAACAAGCCGAAGTTCGTCGTCAGCCTGCTCAAGGCGTTCTTCGACGCCGACGCCACCAAGGAGAACGACTTCGGCTACGACTGGCTGCCCAAGGCGCCGGCCGGGGTCAACTGCTCGCACCTGGCCATCTTCGAGCGCATGAACAAGGGGCTCATCCGCGGCACCATCTCCTTCGCCCAGAACGTGGTCATCGACGGCGCCCACTCCGGCTTCGAAGCCAAGGCGCTGGAGAAGCTGGAGTGGCTGGTGGTGACCGACCTCTTCGAGACCGAGACGGCCGCCTTCTGGAAGCGTCCGGGTGCGGATCCGAAGCGGATCCCGACCGAGGTCTTCCTCCTGCCGGCGGCCTCCTTCCTGGAGAAGTCGGGCTCGGTCACCAACACCGGCCGTGTGCTCCAGTGGCGCCACCAGGCCGCGAAACCGCTGGGCGAGGCGCGCTCCGACGCCTGGATCGCCAGCCAGCTGATCCTCCGCCTGAAGAAGCTGTACGAGAGCGACTCCTCGCCCGCCGCGGTGCCGATCCAGAAGCTCTACTGGCCCTACGGCGAGGAGCCGGACCCGGTGCAGATCGCCAAGGAGATCAACGGCTACGACGTCTCCAGCCGCCAGCTGCTGCCCAGCTTCGCCAAGCTGGCCGACGACGGCAGCACCGCCAGCGGCTGCTGGATCTACACCGGCTTCTTCCAGGAGGAGAAGGGCAACCTGGCCGACAGCAGGAAGACCGACGATCCCTCGGGGCTCGGCTACTACCCCGGCTGGGGGTACGCCTGGCCGCTCAACCGGCGCATCCTCTACAACCGTGCCGGCGCCGACCCCCAGGGCGCGCCCTGGTCGCCCGACCGGAAGACCATCTGGTGGGATGCGGCGCAGAAGAAGTGGGTCGGCTACGACGTGCCGGACTTCGTGCCGACCAAGGCGCCCGGCGACCCGGGCGGGACCGATCCCTTCATCATGAACGCCGAAGGCGTCGGCCGCCTCTTCTCCAACACCATGGCCGAGGGGCCCTTCCCCGAGCACTACGAGCCCATGGAGTGCCCGGTGGAGAACATCTTCAGCGAGGTCGACCTCAACCCGGTGGTCCACCTCTTCGACCCCGTGGAGCACCCGGTGGGCAGCTTCGACAAGTACCCGATCGTCTGCTCCACCTGGCGCGTCACCGAGCACATGGGCGCCTACACCCGCCACATCCCGTGGCTGGCCGAGCTGGTACCGGTGCTCTGGGCCGAGATCAGCCCCAGCCTGGCCCGCGCGCGCGGGCTGAAGACCGGGGACAAGGTGCGGATCCGCTCCGCCCGCGACGAGGTGGAGGCCTACGCGCTGGTGACGCCGCGCATGCGGCCGCTGCGCGTCCTGGGGAAGCAGGTGGAGCAGCTCGGGCTCAACTGGCACTTCGGCTACATGGGGTACGTCACCGGCGACATCGCCAACCGGCTGACGCCCTACGTGGGCGACGCCAACACCTGGATCCCCGAGTACAAGGCCTTCCTGGTCGACGTCGAGGGGGTGAAGTGAGATGGCCGAGGTGAGCATCCTCGTCGACGTCACCAAGTGCATCGGTTGCAAGTCCTGCGAGGTGGCCTGCAAGCAGTGGTGGCAGCTGCCCGCCGAGATCGGCTCCTGGACCGGCAGCTACCAGTCGCACGACGACCTCTCCTACCACCGCTGGACCATGGTCCTCTTCCGGGAGAAGGAGACGGCTTCGGGCGGGGTGGAGTGGCTCTTCCGCAAGGAGCAGTGCATGCACTGCGAGAACCCGGCCTGCGTGGCCGTCTGTCCGACGCAGGCGCTGACCCGGCGGCCGGACGGCATCGTCGACCTGGACCCGTCCAGGTGCACCGGCTGCCAGTACTGCGTCGAGTTCTGCCCCTTCGGCATCCCCCGGTACGACCCGGCCGCCAACAAGGTGGCCAAGTGCAACATGTGCGCCGACCGCGTCGACGCCGGCATGGAGCCGGCCTGCGTCCAGGCCTGCCCCACCGACGCCCTCACCTTCGGCCCGCGGCCGAGCCTCCTCGCGGCGGCCGAGGCGCGGGTGGCGGAGCTCGGGCAGGCCGGGGTGGCCGCGCAGGTCTACAACCCCCAGGAAGTGGGCGGCACGCATTACGTCTACGTGCTCCCCCAGGGCGAGCCGGCTGACCTCGGCTTCCCCGCCCGTCTCCGCTACCCCGCCACCGTCGGCCTCTGGAAGTCGACGCTGCAGCCGGTGGGCGAGGGGGTGGCGGCGCTCTCGCTGGCGGTGACGCTGGCGGCGGCGGCCACGGCCAACCTGCTCCACCGCAACCGCGGCGAAGGGGGTGACCACCATGAGTAATCCGGTGCGCGACGGGTGCGTGGAGATGTTCAACCTGGCGGAGCGGATCACCCACGGCCTGGTGGCGCTCTCCTTCGTGGTCCTGTTCCTTTCCAGCGCCAGCCTGATGTGGTCCTGGGCGCGGTGGCTGATGCCGCTCTTCGGAGGTCCCCGCTGGGTGGCTCTGGTGCACACCTGGTCGGGCTACGTCTTCGCCGCGGCCTTCGTGGTGGCGGTCCTGGGCGGATTCCGCTCCTGGGTGCTGCGGGTCCTGCGCTGGGGGCCGAACGACCTGGTTTTCGTGCGCCGCTTCCTGGCCATCTACTTCGGCCTGCACAGCTACGCCGACGCGCCCCCCCAGGAGAAGTTCAACGGGGGCATGAAGGCCTGGTCGCTGGTAGCCATCGCCGGCGCCCTGGGCGTGGCCGTCACCGGCCTGCTGCTGGTCTTCAAGGGCGCGGTGGGCCCGGCGGGCTTCCAGGTGACCCTGGGCCTGCACGTGCTCTTCGCCCTGCTCCTCACCGCCGGCGTCATCGGCCACATCTACCTCGCGGCCTTCCATCCGGAGGCCAGGCAGTCGTTCGGCTCCATGTTCGGCGATGGCACGGTCTCGCTGGAGTACGCCAGCACGCACCATGCGGCCTGGCTGGAGGAGCTGGGGGTGGCACCGCGCGCCCCCGGCGCGAGGCCGGCGCCGCGGGCCTGAAGTGCGAGAGACGGAGGCGGGGGCGGGTGACGCCCTCGCGGGAGGCGTGGATGAGATGACGGAAGAGCGGTCGCCTTCGCCCTGGCGGGGGCCCCGGGAGGCGGTCCTCCTCTACCGGGAGCTGGCCTCCTGGCGGCGGGCCCGGCTGCCCGGCATGCCCTCGGTCGACCCCGAAGAACTGGCGCTGGCGCTGGCCGGGGAGGAGGACTCCCCCCTGGCCAGGCGCCTGCCGTGGCGGGAGGAGGCGCGCAGGCAGGTCCGGCAGCTGGCGGGCGAGGCGGCAGCCATCATCGCCGCTCACCAGCCCTCCCTGGCCGCGGCGGCCGCAGCGCTCGCGAAGTGGCTGGAGCGGGAAGAGGCGCTGGAGGCGGCGGGTCACGCGCTCGCGAGCGAGGACGCGCAGGTGGAGGAGCTGGCGCGCCGGGCCTCCCTCCACCCCGCAC
This window encodes:
- the fdnG gene encoding formate dehydrogenase-N subunit alpha; translated protein: MRITRRRFLGGALASGAAIAVLGPLGFDLEPARAEARSLHVRWQQEVTSVCNFCAVGCGLIVHSAQGEVVDVEGNPDSPVNAGALCAKGSATLQEHTSPERLTKVLYRAPFDDKWQEKDWEWALDRIARHIKQVRDETWEATNEAGVPVNRTQAIAAFGSAVLNNEECYLLAKFDRGLGLVYMDHQARIUHSSTVAGLGNTFGRGAMTNHPRDFENTDVALIIGSNLAENHPLAFRWLEKAREQRGAKVIVVDPRFTRTAARADLYAPIRPGTDIAFIGGLINLALSTGRYHEEYVRYYTNASFLIKEGFDFQNGYFTGYDAQKRSYDKSSWVYETDADGKPVRDMTLTHPRSVLQLMKKHYARYDVETVVSVTGVPRDRYLEIADAFLGSAAPEKAGSLIYAMGGTQHTVGSENVRVYAILQLLLGNVGRPGGGVNAMRGHANVQGSTDLALLWDVLPGYLAVPKEDLHPDLATYLEKETPKSGYWTNKPKFVVSLLKAFFDADATKENDFGYDWLPKAPAGVNCSHLAIFERMNKGLIRGTISFAQNVVIDGAHSGFEAKALEKLEWLVVTDLFETETAAFWKRPGADPKRIPTEVFLLPAASFLEKSGSVTNTGRVLQWRHQAAKPLGEARSDAWIASQLILRLKKLYESDSSPAAVPIQKLYWPYGEEPDPVQIAKEINGYDVSSRQLLPSFAKLADDGSTASGCWIYTGFFQEEKGNLADSRKTDDPSGLGYYPGWGYAWPLNRRILYNRAGADPQGAPWSPDRKTIWWDAAQKKWVGYDVPDFVPTKAPGDPGGTDPFIMNAEGVGRLFSNTMAEGPFPEHYEPMECPVENIFSEVDLNPVVHLFDPVEHPVGSFDKYPIVCSTWRVTEHMGAYTRHIPWLAELVPVLWAEISPSLARARGLKTGDKVRIRSARDEVEAYALVTPRMRPLRVLGKQVEQLGLNWHFGYMGYVTGDIANRLTPYVGDANTWIPEYKAFLVDVEGVK
- a CDS encoding 4Fe-4S dicluster domain-containing protein translates to MAEVSILVDVTKCIGCKSCEVACKQWWQLPAEIGSWTGSYQSHDDLSYHRWTMVLFREKETASGGVEWLFRKEQCMHCENPACVAVCPTQALTRRPDGIVDLDPSRCTGCQYCVEFCPFGIPRYDPAANKVAKCNMCADRVDAGMEPACVQACPTDALTFGPRPSLLAAAEARVAELGQAGVAAQVYNPQEVGGTHYVYVLPQGEPADLGFPARLRYPATVGLWKSTLQPVGEGVAALSLAVTLAAAATANLLHRNRGEGGDHHE
- a CDS encoding cytochrome b/b6 domain-containing protein; the protein is MSNPVRDGCVEMFNLAERITHGLVALSFVVLFLSSASLMWSWARWLMPLFGGPRWVALVHTWSGYVFAAAFVVAVLGGFRSWVLRVLRWGPNDLVFVRRFLAIYFGLHSYADAPPQEKFNGGMKAWSLVAIAGALGVAVTGLLLVFKGAVGPAGFQVTLGLHVLFALLLTAGVIGHIYLAAFHPEARQSFGSMFGDGTVSLEYASTHHAAWLEELGVAPRAPGARPAPRA